Within the Procambarus clarkii isolate CNS0578487 chromosome 28, FALCON_Pclarkii_2.0, whole genome shotgun sequence genome, the region TTGAGGTTGCAAGTGAACATTCAGGGCCAGGTATATGACGCTGTGTTGAGGTTGCAAGTGAACATTCAGGGCCAGGTATATGTCGCTGTGTTGAGGTTGCAAATGAACATTCAGGGGCAGGTATATGTCGCTGTGTTGAGGTTGCAAATGGACATTCAGGGTCAGGTATATGTCGCTGTGTTGAGGTTGCAAGTGAACATTCAGGGCCAGGTATATGTCGCTGTGTTGAGGTTGCAAATGAACATTCAGGGGCAGGTATATGTCGCTGTGTTGAGGTTGCAAATGGACATTCAGGGCCAGGTATATGTTGCTGTGTTGAGGTTGCAAGTGAACATTCAGGGCCAGGTATATGTCGCTGTGTTGAGGTTGCAAGTGAACATTCAGGGCCAGGTATATGTTGCTATGATCCGACTTAAGACACTTAAATCATCTCAAACCATGAGTTTATTTTAATTCATCACAACCGTTCCAAGGACAATCTGCTCATCAAGTCAACCTTTACAAGAATCATGAGCATTGTTGAGTGTCTCTGCTGGTCGTTGAACTTAGGAACaaactacactaccacactgctaCCAGTCCTGTTTGCTGAGGTGTGTTCACCACGAATTACAGTTTCATGTTTGCATCTAACAGTGATTTCTAAGTTATTAATTACTAATAGGATCTCTGAGTGAAAGATGGAAGATTTCCTCCACTCTCAAGTGTAACTGCAGCAAGAGTACTCTGAGAGAACACATAATGTATCATCATTAGAGTTAAGATAAAATATAGTGTTAAGAAGGTGGTACACAGATAATATAGATAACATTGTGCTTCACTTCGCAATGACATCACAAAGGTGTGATGTACTAGTGATGTCCGGTGTCTTAGGCCCAAAAGAACGTTGCTTCAAGTCACTCCACAACATCAAAATGCAAGTGCAAGCATTCTGGTTCACTGATGATAGAACCGCCACTGTGTTCCTCAGAATATATAGAATCATCGCAGGTGGTTCACAGAAAATAAAGAACCACTACCGTGGTATATATAAAACATAAGAGTCATCACAGTGGTTCATAGAAACCACACATTGCTCACAGTGGTTCATAGAAACCACACATTGCTCACAGTGGTTCACAGGAACCACACATTGCTCACAGTGGTTCATAGGAACCACACATTGCTCACAGTGGTTCACAGGAACCACACATTGCTCACAGTGGTTCACAGGAACCACACATTGCTCACAGTGGTTCATAGGAACCACACATTGCTCACAGTGGTTCACAGGAACCACACATTGCTCACAGTGGTTCATAGGAACCACACATTGCTCACAGTGGTTCACAGGAACCACACATTGCTCACAGTGGTTCACAGGAACCACACATTGCTCACAGTGGTTCATAGGAACCACACATTGCTCACAGTGGTTCACAGGAACCACACATTCCTCACAGTGGTTCACAGGAACCACACATTGCTCACAGTGGTTCACAGGAACCACACATTGCTCACAGTGGTTCACAGGAACCACACATTTCTCACAGTGGTTCATAGGAACCACACATTGCTCACAGTGGTTCACAGGAACCACACATTCCTCACAGTGGTTCACAGGAACCACACATTGCTCACAGTGGTTCACAGGAACCACACATTGCTCACAGTGGTTCACAGGAACCACACATTGCTCACAGTGGTTCACAGGAACCACACATTGCTCACAGTGGTTCATAGGAACCACACATTGCTCACAGTGGTTCACAGGAACCACACATTCCTCACAGTGGTTCACAGGAACCACACATTGCTCACAGTGGTTCACAGGAACCACACATTGCTCACAGTGGTCACAGGAACCACACATTGCTCACAGTGGTTCACAGGAACCACACATTGCTCACAGTGGTCACAGGAACCACACATTCCTCACAGTGGTCACAGGAACCACACATTGCTCACAGTGGTTCACAGGAACCACACATTGCTCACAGTGGTTCACAGGAACCACACATTGCTCACAGTGGTCACAGGAACCACACATTGCTCACAGTGGTTCACAGGAACCACACATTCCTCACAGTGGTTCACAGGAACCACACATTGCTCACAGTGGTTCACAGGAACCACACATTGCTCACAGTGGTTCACAGGAACCACACATTTCTCACAGTGGTTCATAGGAACCACACATTGCTCACAGTGGTTCACAGGAACCACACATTCCTCACAGTGGTTCACAGGAACCACACATTGCTCACAGTGGTTCACAGGAACCACACATTGCTCACAGTGGTTCACAGGAACCACACATTGCTCACAGTGGTTCACAGGAACCACACATTGCTCACAGTGGTTCATAGGAACCACACATTGCTCACAGTGGTTCACAGGAACCACACATTCCTCACAGTGGTTCACAGGAACCACACATTGCTCACAGTGGTTCACAGGAACCACACATTGCTCACAGTGGTCACAGGAACCACACATTGCTCACAGTGGTTCACAGGAACCACACATTGCTCACAGTGGTCACAGGAACCACACATTCCTCACAGTGGTCACAGGAACCACACATTGCTCACAGTGGTTCACAGGAACCACACATTGCTCACAGTGGTTCACAGGAACCACACATTGCTCACAGTGGTCACAGGAACCACACATTGCTCACAGTGGTTCACAGGACCACACATTGCTCACAGTGGTCACAGGAACCACACATTGCTCACAGTGGTTCACAGGAACCACACATTGCTCACAGTGGTTCACAGGAACCACACATTGCTCACAGTGGTTCACAGGAACCACACATTGCTCACAGTGGTTCACAGGAACCACACATTGCTCACAGTGGTTCATAGGAACCACACATTGCTCACAGTGGTTCACAGGAACCACACATTGCTCACAGTGGTTCACAGGAACCACACATTGCTCACAGTGGTTCACAGGAACCACACATTGCTCACAGTGGTTCACAGGAACCACACATTCCTCACAGTGGTTCACAAGAACCACACATTGCTCACAGTGGTTCACAGGAACCACACATTGCTCACAGTGGTTCACAGGAACCACACATTGCTCACAGTGGTTCACAGGAACCACACATTGCTCACAGTGGTTCACAAGAACCACACATTCCTCACAGTGGTTCACAGGAACCACACATTCCTCACAGTGGTTCACAGGAACCACACATTGCTCACAGTGGTTCACAGGAACCACACATTCCTCACAGTGGTTCACAGGAACCACACATTCCTCACAGTGGTTCACAAGAACCACACATTCCTCACAGTGGTTCACAGGAACCACACATTCCTCACAGTGGTTCACAGGAACCACACATTCCTCACAGTGGTTCACAGGAACCACACATTGCTCACAGTGGTTCACAGGAACCACACATTGCTCACAGTGGTTCACAAGAACCACACATTGCTCACAGTGGTTCACAGGAACCACACATTCCTCACAGTGGTTCATAGGAACCACACATTCCTCACAGTGGTTCACAGACGATGCAGAGTCATGACAGCAGTTAAAACACATGATTTAACTACCACCACAGTAATTAACAGATACTATAGAACCTTTTAGTGGTTCACAGAAAATACAGAGCCAATACCGTGGTTCACATTTAATGAAAAACTATCACAGCGTCAGTCATTTATAAATAATATAGAACCCCACAATGGTCACTTATTATATAACTATGACTGTGGTTCATAGATTGCAAAGAACCCCACAATGGTTCGCATAAAATACTGAACCGTCACAGTGGATCAAAGAGAAAATAGAACCATTTCAATGCTCTCAAGTCATTGCCAGTCCCTGACGAAGGACTTGTGATGATCTTAAACATTTCATAAGTATTGCTCGGAAGCTCAGTCACTGCATCTGAGTGATTGAAAACTCATCTTGAGACATCTTCATCCCACAGAGATGCAGTGGGCTGTTATTAAGATAACTCACTGCCATTACCAAGGAAAAATCTTTGCTCCAAAAATTCACGGAGAGATGACTTGAACTGAAGAAGCCAGAAATGAATTATCATAAAATTTGACTTTTTAAACTGGTAATGAATTCAGGGAATTTAGGATATGTGAGTTGGAGAAGGTTAGTGATGTCTGATGTACTGGTGATGTCTGATGTACTGGTGATGTATTGTGTACTGGTGATGTCTGGTGTTCTGGTGATGTATTGTGTACTGGTGATGTCTGGTGTAC harbors:
- the LOC123755155 gene encoding uncharacterized histidine-rich protein DDB_G0274557-like; translated protein: MTSQSGSQEPHIAHSGSQEPHIAHSGSQEPHIAHSGSQEPHIPHSGSQEPHIAHSGSQEPHIAHSGSQEPHIAHSGSQEPHIAHSGSQEPHIPHSGSQEPHIPHSGSQEPHIAHSGSQEPHIPHSGSQEPHIPHSGSQEPHIPHSGSQEPHIPHSGSQEPHIPHSGSQEPHIAHSGSQEPHIAHSGSQEPHIAHSGSQEPHIPHSGS